GGTGTGCCTGGAATTCTGGGACGGCTGGTTCGACCACTGGGGCCGGCCGCACCGGGTGCGCGATCCCCACGACGCCGCCGCGACACTGGACGCGCTGCTCGCCGCCGGGGCCTCGATCAACATCTACATGGCGCACGGCGGCACCAACTTCGGCTGGTGGAACGGCGCCAACCACGACGGCACGCACTATCTGCCCACCGTCACCAGCTACGACTACGACGCGCCGGTCGGCGAGGCGGGCGAGCTGACGCCCAAGTTCCACGCCTTCCGTGAGGTCATCGCCCGCCATCTGGGCCCGATCCCGCACCCGCTGCCGGCGCCCGCGCCCCGGTCGGCCCCGCAGTCGGTCCGGCCGCTGGAGCGGCTGGCACTCGCCGACTGCCTGGACGAGCTGGGCAAGCCGGGGCACTGGCGCGACCCCGAACCGATGGAGACGGTCGGCCAGTCGCTCGGTCTGATCCACTACCGGACCCGGCTGCGCGGTCCGCTCGCCACGACCGAACTGCGGGTGGACGGGGTGGCCGATCGCGCCCAGGTCTTCCTCGACGGCGAACCGATCGGGCTGCTCGAACGGAACCGACCCGAAGAGTCGATCACGCTGAGCGTCCCCGCCGAGGGCGCCGAGCTGGAGCTGCTGGTCGAGAACCAGGGCCGGATCAACTACGGTCCGCTGCTCGCCGACCGCAAGGGCATCACCGGCGGCGTGCGGCTGGACGGGCAGTACCAGTTCGGCTGGGAGATCCGGCCGCTGCCCCTCGACCCGCTGCCGGAGCTGCCGTTCGCGACAGCCCGGGAAACGGGGAGCGCCCCCGGCCCGGCCTTCCACCGCTTCGAGCTGGACGTCCCGACCCCAGCCGACGGCTTCCTGGCACTGCCGGGCTGGACCAAGGGCGTGATCTGGCTGAACGGCTTCACCCTCGGCCGCTACTGGGAGATCGGCCCGCAGCGCACCCTCTACGCCCCCGCGCCGCTGTGGCGCGCCGGACGCAACGAGGTGGTGGTGCTGGAACTGCACGAGCCCGGTTCCGTGCTGGAGCTGAGGGACCGGCCCGACCTCGGCCCGACCGAGACCGCGCCCTGTGACTTCTGACAGGAGTGACGTCTGACGGGAGTGACGTCTGACAGGAGTGATGCCTGACGGGAGTGACGTCTGACAGGTGCGAGGTCTGACAGGTGCGCCGCCTGACGGGCCGGGCTCGCGGTCGGATCAGATCTGCTGCCCCGAGGCGCTCTCGAACGGAAGCACGTCCGGCGAGAGCGCCCCGGCGCGGGCGGTCGCGGCCGTCATCTGCCGCCGGTGGTGGCGGCGGCACAGCACCTCGTAGCCCACCTGGTCCGCGTTCACGGCCACATCCCCGACCACGACCTGCGCGCCCTCGACGACCATCACCCCGCCGACGGTCCGCGCGTTGTGCGTGGCCCGCGCGCCGCACCAGCACAGCGCCTCGACCTGCAGCACCTCGACCCGGTCGGCCAGTTCGATCAGCCGGGCCGAGCCGGGGAAGAGCCGGGTGCGGAAGTCCGTGGTGATGCCGAAGGTGAACACGTCGATCGAGAGGTCGTCCACGATCCTGGCCAGCTGATCGACCTGTCGTGATTCGAAGAACTGGGCCTCGTCGCAGATCAGGTAGTCGATCCTGGCGCCCGCCGAGAGCAGCGCGACCACGTGCGCGTGGAAGTCGAGGTCGTCGCCGACCTCCACCGCCTCGGTGCTCAGGCCCAGCCTGCTCGACAGGATCGCCGCACCGGCGCGGTCGTTGCGGGTGAAGATGATCCCCTGCCGCCCGCGCGCCCGGTGGTTGTGGTCCATCTGCAGCGCCAGCGTCGACTTGCCGCAGTCCATGGTCCCGGAGAAGAAGACGAGATCAGCCACGACGCACCTCCAGCAGCGGCACCAGCTGCTCCGACGGGTGCATCGACCCGTGCAACCCCACCATCGACGACTCCCCCGGCTCCCGGCGCGTGGCCACCACGGCGGCGTCCGCGGCCGCGACCGCGACGACGTCGCCGATCCGCCCGCGCACCCGCTCCTCCACGACGGGCCCGAACCAGCCCGCCGTGACCGCCTCGTCGCGCGAGGCGATCCAGAACCTGTCCCCCAGCTGCTCCCGCCAGGCGGCCAGCACGTCGGCCTCGGCGCCCGGCTGGGCGTAGACGTGCCGCGCCCGGCCCTCGCCGCCCAGCAGCAGCACACCCTCGCGCAGCTCCTGCTGTTCCGGCGCGTCGAAATCGACGCGCGCCCCCGCCGCCGGGTCGACCGGAAGGTCGACCATGCCGTGGTCGGCGGTCACGTAGAGCGCCGAGCGCGGCGGCAGCTGCTCCGCCAGGCGCTGTGCCAGCCGGTCGACCACCATCAGCTGACCCCGCCAGGCGTCGGAGCCGACCCCGTGCCGGTGGCCCATCGCGTCGAGCTCGCTGTAGTACGTGTAGACCAGGGCCCGGTCGGAGGCGGCCAGCCGCTCGGCGGCCAGGTCCGTCCGCTCCTCGCCGGAGAGCCGGCCGAGGAACTCGCCGCCCGAGAGCGCGACCTCGGTCAGCGGGGTGAACTCGAACATCGGCGAGGAGACCTGGCAGGTCGGGACGCCCGCCGCGTGCGTCTTCCGGAACACGGTCGGATGCGGCTGCCAGGTGCGCGGCGTCACGTGCGGCTGCCAGCGGAGCTGGTTCATCAGCCGCTTCTCGCCGGGGATCCTGACCAGATAGCCGGCCAGGCCGTGCTCACCCGGCGGGCGGCCGGTGCCGAAGGAGGCCAGGCTGGTCGCGGTGGTGGACGGGAAGCCGACGGTGAGCGGGCGGCCGCTGCCCGCGAGCGAGCTCGGCAGCAGTGAGGTGAGGAACGGTGCCTCGTCGGGGTGACTGCGGATCAGTTCCCAGCCCAGGCCGTCCACCAGGAAGACGCAGACCCGGTCCGCCGCCGGCAGTTCCAGCCCGGTCGGGGGCACGCCGTCGGCGCCGGTCAGACCGAACCCCGCCGCCACGGCAGGCAGGACGTCGGCGAGCGAGGCTGTGCCGTAGGCGGGCACCGGCGCGGCGGAGAGAGGGAGAGTCATCAAGTCGTTTCTGTGCGGGCCGCCGGTGCCGGCGGTGCTGCCGGTCGCTCCCGGAAGCAGGAGTACGGAGAAACCCTGGGACAGCGAAACGGCGGGACGGGGAGAACGGGGGACGGAGAACCTGCGGGACGGCGAACCGGGGCACGGCGCAACCGTGGGGCCGGGTGGCGGCCGGCCCGTCACTCCGGTGTGCGGGCCGTGGCCTCCGACAGTGCCTGGGCGAAGGCGAGGGCCTGCGCCACCGTCTCCGGACCGTCCCCCGCCTCGCTCACCCGCAGCGACAGGTCGTCGGCGGTCGAGGAGCCGGTGTAACCGTGGTCGGCGTCGCAGTTCGGGTCGCCACAGGCGGCGGGCTCCAGGTCGATCCGGGAGACCGCGCCCCAGCCGATGGTCAGCACGACCTCGCGCGGCAGGGTGCCGCGCGTGTACTGCTCCGGGTTCGCCACGACGCGGCTGACCACGACGGACGAGATCCGGTCGATCTTGACGCTCTCGGTGGAGGTCGTCGCGTAGGGCACCGGGGAGGTGTCGTCCGCGCCCTGCTCGTCGGTGTGGCTGACGATGAAGCGCGTCCCCGTCAGCACCAGCACGGTGACGTGCCGGCGCACCTCGTTGGCGTCGAAGGTGGTCTCCTGGTGGACCAGGAAGGCGTCGACACCGTCGCTGCCCACGGCCTGCTCGACGGCCTCGGACACGAGGGTCGGGTAGTAGCCGCTGCGCTCGATCGCGGAGCGCAGCCCCTGGGTGGTGGTCGTACCGGTCTTCGCCATACCTACCATCCTGGCACGACCGGGGCCGGACTCATGCCAGCGCGCGCGGCCCCAGATCCGTCCGTGCGGGCAGCCGGGCCAGTCGGACCCCCGCTCCCCGCACGGTCAGGCCCCGCGGCGCGACCCGTACCGGATCGAGTGTGAGCGAGGCGACCTCCGGCAGGTCGTCGACCAGCTGGGACACCCGGAGCAGCAGTTCCTCCAGCGCGGCGGTGTCCACCGGCTCGGATCCGCGCCAGCCGAAGAGCAGCGGGGCCGCCTTGACCTCGCGGATCAGCGACGCGGCCTCGGACCCGGTGGCCGGGATGAGCCGGTGCGCCACATCACCGAGCAGCTCGGAGGCGGCCCCGGCCAGCCCGAAGGAGAGGATCGCGCCGACGGCCGGGTCGACGCTGGCGGAGATGGTGACGTCGACGACCTGCTTCGGGTCGGACCGGGTCGCGTCGGCCTCCTGCGGGGCGTGCGCGTCGAGTCCCACGCCGTAGCAGGCGAGCAGCTGCGCGGTCGTGGCCTCGTCCAGCACCGCCTCGGCCCGCTTGCCCTCCAGCGCCTCGGCG
This genomic interval from Streptacidiphilus rugosus AM-16 contains the following:
- a CDS encoding glycoside hydrolase family 35 protein — protein: MTLTVTTAATSTSSATSADPATTGFLRDGVPHRIVSAAVHYFRIHPDQWRDRLLRLRAMGVNTVETYVPWNLHERERGSFDFSGWKDVAAFVGLAGELGLDVIVRPGPYICGEWEFGGLPAWLLADPAIRLRRSEPRYLAAVDAWFDAVLPRLTPLQDDRGGPIVAMGVENEYGSYGNDTAYLAHLRDGMRARGVSCLLFTADGAEDRFQLGGRLPGVLTTGTFGSRPAEALDCLRRHQPEGPLVCLEFWDGWFDHWGRPHRVRDPHDAAATLDALLAAGASINIYMAHGGTNFGWWNGANHDGTHYLPTVTSYDYDAPVGEAGELTPKFHAFREVIARHLGPIPHPLPAPAPRSAPQSVRPLERLALADCLDELGKPGHWRDPEPMETVGQSLGLIHYRTRLRGPLATTELRVDGVADRAQVFLDGEPIGLLERNRPEESITLSVPAEGAELELLVENQGRINYGPLLADRKGITGGVRLDGQYQFGWEIRPLPLDPLPELPFATARETGSAPGPAFHRFELDVPTPADGFLALPGWTKGVIWLNGFTLGRYWEIGPQRTLYAPAPLWRAGRNEVVVLELHEPGSVLELRDRPDLGPTETAPCDF
- a CDS encoding thymidine kinase codes for the protein MADLVFFSGTMDCGKSTLALQMDHNHRARGRQGIIFTRNDRAGAAILSSRLGLSTEAVEVGDDLDFHAHVVALLSAGARIDYLICDEAQFFESRQVDQLARIVDDLSIDVFTFGITTDFRTRLFPGSARLIELADRVEVLQVEALCWCGARATHNARTVGGVMVVEGAQVVVGDVAVNADQVGYEVLCRRHHRRQMTAATARAGALSPDVLPFESASGQQI
- a CDS encoding alkaline phosphatase family protein, coding for MTLPLSAAPVPAYGTASLADVLPAVAAGFGLTGADGVPPTGLELPAADRVCVFLVDGLGWELIRSHPDEAPFLTSLLPSSLAGSGRPLTVGFPSTTATSLASFGTGRPPGEHGLAGYLVRIPGEKRLMNQLRWQPHVTPRTWQPHPTVFRKTHAAGVPTCQVSSPMFEFTPLTEVALSGGEFLGRLSGEERTDLAAERLAASDRALVYTYYSELDAMGHRHGVGSDAWRGQLMVVDRLAQRLAEQLPPRSALYVTADHGMVDLPVDPAAGARVDFDAPEQQELREGVLLLGGEGRARHVYAQPGAEADVLAAWREQLGDRFWIASRDEAVTAGWFGPVVEERVRGRIGDVVAVAAADAAVVATRREPGESSMVGLHGSMHPSEQLVPLLEVRRG
- a CDS encoding DUF5998 family protein codes for the protein MAKTGTTTTQGLRSAIERSGYYPTLVSEAVEQAVGSDGVDAFLVHQETTFDANEVRRHVTVLVLTGTRFIVSHTDEQGADDTSPVPYATTSTESVKIDRISSVVVSRVVANPEQYTRGTLPREVVLTIGWGAVSRIDLEPAACGDPNCDADHGYTGSSTADDLSLRVSEAGDGPETVAQALAFAQALSEATARTPE